CGAGGGGGTCAAGGTACAGTCTATAAAGGCATGCTGACAGATGGAAGGATTGTGGCAATTAAAAAATCGAAAATAATTGACGAAAGCCAGTTAGAGCAGTTCATTAATGAGGTGGTCATTCTTTCCCAAGTTAATCATAGGAACGTGGTCAAACTATTGGGATGTTGCTTAGAGACAGAAGTCCCTCTCCTCGTTTCAGAATTCATTCCAAATGGTACCCTGTATCATCGGCTTCACAACAGAAATGACGAGTTCCCACTTTCATTTAACATGAGATTACAAATTGCTACAGAGGTTGCAGGAGCACTTGCTTACTTACATTCATCAACTTCCATTCCAATATACCACAGAGACATCAAAACCACTAATATACTTTTGGATGATAAATACAGAGCCAAAGTCTCTGATTTTGGGACTTCAAGGCTCGTCTCAATTGAGCAAACTCATTTGACTACCACAGTCAAAGGTACGTTTGGCTACCTTGATCCTGAGTATTCTCAATCCAGTCAATTCACTGAAAAAAGTGATGTTTATAGTTTTGGGGTTGTTTTGGTTGAATTGTTAACCGGAGAAAGGCCAATTTCGCTAACTAGATTTGGTGAAAATATAACTTTGATTGCACACTTTACGTCGGCTATGGAAGAAAGGCGTGTTATGTCTATTTTTGATGCGTTGGTGATTAAAGAGAGTACTGTGGATGAGCTTATGATTGTAGCTAACCTAGCAATGCGATGTTTAAATCTGAATGGAAAATATAGACCAACAATGAAAGAAGTAGCTATAGAGTTAGAAACCATACGAACATCACACGTTCCATCTACAATTCAAATGTATACTAGTTCTATGGTGTATAGGGAGGAAATATCGATGCTAAGCTATGGCGAATCATCATCAACCTGCTAGAGTTTCAACAATAACATTAGTCGATCTTGATAAAAACTCGTTCTTTGTTTATTGTAATAAAGTTACATATACAAATCATTGTTTGTTAGAACATAATATCTTTAGCTGAGTCTTGTATCTTGAAAGTGTCCAGGTTATAGGTTAGATAgagttttgttttgatgttttatGTTTACGCAATAGTCTTGCATTTGGTAGTCAACGTATGTGTGTCAAGGGCGTATGAATCATGCATGGTTTGTGTCGCCGCATGAGACATGTGTTAGTTCATGTAGAATGTATGTCTCATATGTAAATAAATAGGTCTCATGCGGTTAGTTTGTCATACATCTGATCACGCATGTCTATGATATTTTTGGTGTAAATGAAATTCTGCTAATTTTGGCCAAGAATCGAAGAATGTTTATTTACTCTTCCTGTTAACACATTCACACAAATTAGATGGATTCCGCACATCTGATTTAATAAACCATAGATATTTTCTGTTTCGACACGTTTAATGACGTTTAACAAGATCTATATGGGATGTCATTGTTCATTCACTAAAAGTTAAACTCTAATTTAATATTGAATAACAATTATTTATTAAGAACTTGCTACGAGTGTAGGTtatgtatttactaaaatatCTGCCCCTGGGACTTCAAGGTTCGTATAGTTCAAACTCACCTAACTATCTTAGTCCTAGTATTAATTGGGTAATGAGTCGGAGTTAATAATCATCTATGAACGAGATGTATGATAAAGTGTGTGCACATGTAAGTGTGTAAGATGTAGTGTAATTAAGCTAAATGTGAATGTGTGTTGTATAATTTCATTGTGGATATTATAGTTGGTGTTGTTTGAAGGGTGAACCCTAGGAAGATCTTGAAGTTGATTAAATAAGAAATAAATTGATATGTTTGATGTTTAAAATTGTTGAATTTAGATGACTACGACAAACTTGATGATTGCAGGTTAAAAGAGCTAAGAAGGTGCAAAGAAGAAGTATTTAACAAACGAGAGctttaaatgaaaaaaattagGAGCATCAAtggaaaaaaaataatttattagaattgaagaattaagaagataacatgatagaggatgaaattacgagaacaTGGGCGAAAACGGCGAAGCCTACCGTATAAAGAAAACAAAAACTGCTTAGTTGAAGCCTACCGTAGCTTATGGTAGCCACCGTAGGCTACGGTAGCCCTTGGCACCGTAGGGGTCACCATGAGCCGCAAGCAGCTACCGTAGGGGAGTTGTGGCTACCATAGGCTATGGTAGGTAGCCACCGTACCCTATGGTAGAGCCTAGTCGCAGATCCTTGTTTTGGCTTTAAAACTCACTTTTAGGTGTGACTTTTTGATATCTTTTGCATTGTAATCGATCTAGAACTGGTGGTAGGTGATTTTAGGGTTCAAGAACAATATATTAGGTTATTTCTAAAGGAGGATTGAAGCCTTATCATTGATAGATTACGGATTTGATGTTTCTTTGATCGTCTAAACAATGAGTGACTAATTTTCTTTGTGTTCATCCCGGATGTAAGGTTTTCTTGTGAATAATTATGTTACTGTTCTTTAATTTCTGGAATAGTAATCTAATCATATGATGTCTAGTTTTCTGATGGTGTTTGCGTGATTGTTTGTAACTTGTTAATATTGTTTGATCTTTATTTTGAACTATAcattcttggtgccgttggcaatcgaatTTTAATGGGAGGGATTTAGGTTGGCTAtgttaattgatcatcgggtgatacCCTCGCATTCTATGAATCCAAGTACTTGGTCTCCTTTCGTCACAAACAATTGCACATACATGAGCcgtgtctatgtggttctttccaTTTGAACATTAACATTTTGTTATTGCATAAAACCTGAAGCCCGGGAGCAACACTCTTTCTCTTAATTGTTTATGAATTCTTATTTACTTGCAATTTAATTTCTAGTTCTAAAGGTCAACAAACCCAATTCAAAGATTTACTTTTACACACTTTACTTTCTTGCCTAGTTAAATTGCAATTACTTTAGTAGACACATATTCCACACACTCCCGGtgttcgatacccatttaccactAACTATTTACTGTATTTGGTTTATTTTTGAGTGGGACTTCGACGTCACGTCAAATTTTGGGGGCATTGCCGGGGAGTAGTGAGCAACGTGTGTTTTCCTTGGTAGTTGTGCTTGTTATTTGTCAGTTTCACGCTGgttgtgttagtgtgcaggtacctacaggtgtatgcatactagaggttCTCACAAGTCATCACCATTAGCCTTTGATCCTGAAATTGAAGGAACACTTAAACGGAACCGAGTTCTTCACCGGGAGAATAAAATTGTTGGATCATCTAGTACACCAAGTAGAACAATGGATCCACCAGTTCAATCCTCTGGCCTGTCAGTACCGAGCACTCCTCCTGCAGCGCCTGCAACAGTTTCTACATCTAGTGAGGTTAAACCTTCTAACACCACGACTCCCATGAGTACACCCACAACAAATACATTTAGTTTCCAACCTTCATAGAGTTTTCCATCTTTTAGCCACTTTTTCCCTGCTTCTGGTCAATCATCATCCCAACAAAGTCAACCACCTTCGTTTCAACAAGACCCACCCATAATCCATACCACCCCGGTCCCTCAACAACCACCGCAGCCAAGGTTACAATACCAACAACCTCCATTCATGTCATCTATGGGGGCACAACGTGATGGGTATGACGACGGTTATGAAGACGAATATGAGGGGTATGATGATGAAGGATATGCAGTTGGGGGTGATGAGAATCAAATGAGAACTCAAGGTGGGTTTGCATATGCACAAAGACAATCACCGGATCACGTTCAGCAAGAGTTTACTAGACCGCAACAACACATTCCTCAACAACAGATGCCTCAACAAAGACACCATTTCCAAGACAGATGCCTTAACAACCACCTCAACCATATCCACCTCAAAGGAAAATGCCAAGGAAAGCGGGTTTACCACCGAGAGTGCCATTGGGGATATCAAAATCACTCCAATCCTTCCAATctaattgtaacaccccgaaaacgggtttggtaatcaaaccccataaatactaaaagacgggtaaaatactgttagtggtaaaattaacctgggaaatattaggatttaaataattaaacctaatattaaataaaaaaaagagaataaaagttttgaggaaataaagtttatgaaaggtccgagttaacgggacttaaaaatgAAACGGGTTATGACTACCCCGAACTCACTAAGTTAAACTAGAAAAGTTTAACCTAGTTAACAAGACAAAACATTGTTAAAAATAAGTAGGTTGTAGCCTACTTACTAATTAACAAAACTTGAGGGGCCAAAGGTGGGATAACCTAAAaggttaattaattaaaatcaaaaacaaaacacacacacacccagTGTGTTCGTGTGCGACCAGGAGAAGGGCTCCAAGGAGCCCAAACCCTAACTCAATCCaattcatcaaattgaaggttGATTATAGCCCCAAATCGATGCATGAACACGAATTCGTGATCACCTAAGcatggggatcacaaggtatgtcgaatttcttCATTTGGTTTCATCTCGAATTTTTGATGAAAACTTAAAAACGAAATTATTGCTAGAATATTTAATGTATGGATGATACTATGTTGAATCCATGCTTAGGAACGAATTATGATTGAGAAACATGGTGAATTGatgatataaaatatgaaatttataatcaTCTATGTAAGTGCTAAATGGGTTTTGTGGGAAGATGAGGAACACTAGATTTATGATCATCAATTTGGTGTTATTCGATTTCCATGAAGTAAGTCTAGGTGTCGTTATGCATGCTAGACATAAGAACTTGTGAATGATGTTGAAACTTGGgcaaataactagttatgaaaattgattgttgattttatagaatatgcccacaaggtgtttgttaaaatgcctaaacgaATATTCATATGTTAAAATTGTGAATGAAACGCATGATTGCCAAACTCGATTTATCCCGTATGATATGGGGTAATATGAGTTCTAATCATGATGTTGATTTAATTTAAATGGTACTTGTCATAAGAATAACGGTAGTTAACTTTTAGAAAGTTAAACTAACCAATGATGAAGTCGAATGGTAGATTCGACATAAAATTAGTAAGACGGAATAGTCGAAGCTAATAGTGACTaaactaaccgtcttacgaattatgatgatagtttgactcttgacaagctagatggaggcttgggagGAAGCGGGTCAAAAGGAGCAAGTACGAAAAGAAAACATTgcttggatgcgaggtaagtaaagcttacaccttttTTTACGTAATACCTAATGGTTTTATAGGTCAAGAAGAATATAGATTCTTGTTTGAATTATGATATTCCGACACGACATGTGTGGTTCGGAATAAAAGACAATGTTCATAAACCATGTTTAATTATTAAAAAGAGCTAATGCGGTTTTTAgtcatgaaatgactaaaagATATCGATTTTTTTAtgattaccttataaggtaaaccaatgcaaataataagggtaaaacagTATTTTGGTCACTTGTTGATAATAACCGTTAGTTTGTGAAAAAACACTTTATAGTGTAAGCTATAATGGGTCAAAAGAACCAATAAATGATTTATAAGTAAAACGACTATACGGTGTAAACCAGAGCGAGTCATATAGATAAGATGGTAATAAATATTATCTCATAAAGATTcatggtcatttagaccaaacaggtcaaaaggtgaaaatataTCACCCTTTGATAATATtgactaatggtttgtcgagttgtGTGATTTTAGGAACAAATAGCACATGGATGTTTACATCGCTATTACCTAGCAGccactaaggcaaggtatcgtaacgggtcaatatattgatccgagccaggtttGTGTAATGattcaactcatcatgtagaactTGAGGTTCTCTAAGAGTTAAACAAGGTCAAATTGGATATTTGGTTATCTTAAAGATAAACCGAATAATTCACGTTATAATTGTAGTGTTTTAGAAACATAATGGTTTCTAAACAAGGTTATAGTTAAAAGACCGGATTTTTGGGTCAAACAAGTATctaaaagtccttcgtcgtaaaagaaggaccaaaattgaccaaaacgcccttgtaggctaaactgaacaaacaacccttaaaggttgtttggaaacgagtttcaTGATTcgataaatacttagaataagtatagaagttgaaagatgtaatacgttagtcaaatggctctatttgagtcttgccgtaaaataacgattcgaggggtaaaactcggaatgTAATGATCGCCACGTTAAATCCACCTCaattatagttgtggtggaagatcaaTTGATAAATAATGTGGAAACAAAATACTAAAAGCGAAGGAGTATGAATTATGCGGAtaaatgcttaaatacccttaacgggttaaaataagcatttaagtaaaaaCGGGTTTAAGAATGTATGTAAACCCGGGACTTTGAATCTCTTATGATAGATAACAATGACTTTATAGAGTTTATGAGAAATTGGagtcaaacaaacatgtttgtttgttaaatacacgaatgggtcaaaatttggtaaaaaaagggtaataagccggagacttaaaagtctgaaattttgttaatccggatgttggattttaactccatgagatggagaattaaattacggtcacgtaggaagaaacgtgacgcaaaacggataaaaaatgagagagttatgtccgtttcgGTAAGAACTAATGGCTTGGAAAAGTGCAgagctgacacggccgggtggtgggctgacacggccgggtgaaggttCTGTGAAAAATATATGGTTAGCTGCCCCGGCCGGGTGGTTAACCCGACCCGGACGGGTGAAGGGgttgaaaaaaaatattataataattatttcTTGTGTCTAATTCTTTTGTTCAAACGCTTTGATTTCTAATCGTTTGAATGAAATGTAGGTTTAAATATGCGGTGCCGGTGGACGATCAAGCTCGATAAAGAACCGAACACAATCAAGATTCAAGCTTCCGCTGTTAGTGCAGTgatgtctatcgcctgcgtcaatcAGAACTGTAGCTGAAACTGTAGTAAAATAGGATTTATATTGTAATTAAtagaaataggcaaggtggcaaacttgtaaataaggggaaatcccttataaccttgtgcctataaataggagccttaggtttaGAGTTAGaaacttttgccacattagagcttggagagcttaggtgcttagagagagaaactagagagagaaagtggcaaaacgtgattcacggagcttgtattTGTTATATCATAAATAGAATCACGACATTAGTACGATCTCGtctgttcggtcacgcacgttcacggattccgcacgttgaacgtgtcgttacgcaatcgaatcggATCAAACCGGacccaacaagtggtatcagagctatggatGTTGATTGAAGATACCAGAAGACATAGTTCATCGATTTCAGTCAAATTCTTGTAGATTTGAAGAGAGATTCAACTGAATTCAAGCGAAGATTGCATTGTGAAGAACAAATTTCATCGGAAATTTGTTTCTGATATAGTTTTCACCGGAAAACTTGCAGATCTACTCTATCTTTCTCATATTTCTCTccgttcttcatctttttcatcataaaacttgaaaaactcaaaattaaaACAGATTCAAtggataaaacttgataaaattacTATCAATCGGTTCGGAATTTCAAATTTTACAATCCTACTAAGTttcataatcagattcaaacatATTCGTGTTAAAATTGAACAATTTCAATGGAAAACTGCATGAACTTGCTGATGTCAGCTGGTCGAATTGATTAGCATATTCATTCGTTTGCTGATGTCATCGGTTTGAAAGAAATAACCGTTCAAAGATATTTTGGAAGTTATTGCTGACATCATCTTGGTAATCTGATCGAACAGCTGATCGATCGGACTGCATTGTTGTTAAAAGGAAGTTTGAAGTTTACTAGattcctattcgatcgaacagctgatcgatcgaacagcatttgtCTAACCGATAGACTAAGCTACtcgatcgaacacactactcgaTCGAATACCCTGTTCGATCCAAGTGTTAGTGTTAAGTGTTTTTAAGAagtcaaaatttttctaagtgtttgtctgATTTTACAGGAACATTCAAAATGGATGACATATTCACAAACCCTTTTAGTGATATGTATGGTTTCACTGTAAGCTCAGGAGGATCAGGAAATCCAGAAAATGATGACTCTACATCAAACAATACCAacacaaatcaaatcaaagagAAAAGGAAGGAAGCATGGGAATCAGAAAGCGCGTTTGGAACTTTTAATCGTCCTCCAAAGTTAATGGCTATTGAAGATTATACAAGATGGGCAataaaatttgaagaatggctgATGGCGTTTGCTTTCCCAAGCTGGAAAAGCATGAAAAGTGGGTATGCTGCGGGTAAAAACAATGGTGAAATATTGAGAAGTAATGAAGAGATTGATCTATTCGTTGCTGAACAGAAATGTGTAGCACTACTATTTCAATCTGTCAGGGAAGATATTATTTCACTAATCAGCTACACCAACGCCAAAGATTTGTGGGATAAACTGGGAAAGAAATGTCTGGGAAGTAAAGAAATCTTAAAGAACAAAACTAAACTActaaaaaaggagtttgatatGTTCAGTTGTTTCAAAAATGAGTCAGTCTGCAAGATGATCGAACGTTTTGGTCATCTCAAATTGGAACTTGCACGTCATGATATCAAATATCCTGATGAGGAGATAGTTGATAAACTGTTCGATTCTTTACCAGATGAAATGGACTGGAGGTACTAtgctttgatgttgaaaaacaccaTTCCACCAGAAGAACTAAAACCAGATGTAGTGATTGAACGACTGGAAAGCCATGAGCTAGAATTGAAGAaaacgtacaaagtcaatcattcatatcaacaaAATCCAGAACTATACTATCCCAAAAGTTTGATGCCCAAAGCCTCATCACCGAAAACAGCATTTTCTGCCGAAAACATATCTCCAGCTCCTAAAGAAAATCAAAGCaactcaaacaaagaaagtcacaGTGGATATCATAGTGGGTCTACTTCTATTCCTACTGCCTCGACAAATCGTTCTGATTCAAAGTTCTCATGTAATATTGCTGTTGATCTgaaaaatgcacaaaactttgatgaagaatctgtgaagcaACAGATGGTGTTTCTAGCATCTGTGCTAGAATCATATGAGGGGTTGATTGCTGGAAAGATTGGGAATACtaatctgacaaaagaagactatgatcagatagatcccgaagagATGGAGTTAATTGATATCCAATGGGCAATGGCGAGTGCAGTgcgacgtgcacaacgctttatggagataaCGGGAAGAAAAACAATCGGTGGTCCTTCAACAAagctgggatttgataaatcaaaggtgaagtgtttcaagtgcaaacagaaaggccacttcaaacgagAATGCCGAAATGCATATGTTGAAGAATCTGAGAATCCATTCAAGGATGACTACTACAAGAAAGCTATCTATCATCAGAATAAGTCCGAACCGCCAAGAATAAAGCAATCTGAAGACAACAAAGGAAAATCTAGAGCTTTGGcagtgatttacgatgatgaaggatatgattggagtaaggaagtatTACCTGAAGATGATGCTATTGGTTATGCTTTTATGGCGAGTCATAATGAACCAATTCAATGGAAGGATAATCGTACAGAACAACAAAAGTACGAATatcgaaaaatggttgctgaagcAAAGATCATCCGACTCTCAGGTGTTTATGAGGAAGCAACACGTGCAAaccgatgggatccagatagagagtgTTATTTGGATGAATATGGTAACATTGCTGTCGACTACAAGAAGATAGACATTGAAGCCATTATCCAAgaatacaaagaagaggatgagtactggcaacacaaatggtggggtaCACCAACATCGAAAATGATCGaggaagaaagagagaaagaaagaagagaaaagGAGAAGATAGAAGAACCTGTGAAAATTGACACCGGGATGATCAACACTGCACAGGAGATGAAAGCTGAAAACTTGAGAGAAATGGCTGATAAATGCTTGCTGtcaaagcacttgaggtagattctactCCTAATTCTGAGTCAAAGAAACAGGTCAGTCAAACTAAGTCATCAACTGTGTCAGGTAACAAAAACAATTgcaatgctgattgcaaaagttGTAATAAACAATGCAACTTTTGTACAACAGTCACATATCTCAAtggggagaaaatcaagaatctgataAATAATGTTAGAAAACTTGAAAGTCAAATTCTTGATTGTGACAAAGAGTCAAAAGAATCAGCTGAACAAATAAAagaattaaaaactgaaaaccaGAAAATTAAAGCTGATCATGACAAAATTCTTCTTGAAAGCAGAAATGttgttgaaaaatttgaaaaattgaaaaatgtcgttaaagagagtgatgatagaaatggaaaaacaactaaggaaaacgagcatttaagagctgttttgataataaaagaggaaacaatcaacaaacaactggatgagataGCAAAATTAAAACTGAAAGTTCAAGAaagtgaaattgaaaatgaaagaatccagttaaaattaaacagctatagctcagctagctttgttttgcagcacatagttcctaaacccatagggaaaaacaaagctggtgaggatgtgttttcgGATGGAAAAGGTGTAGGGTTTCACAGAGTTCCACCTCCaatcttagacaactacacgaaaaagcagtctagtttggtggaaattgaagaagaaaatgatgttACATTCCCTAagagtattgatgtcacgttcacgtcttccaatgaagagggtgtccaaaatgatgtggtgaaaagtgtggtggaTAATGTGCTTAAAccagattgtgacacttctgaggaggatggttgttttctagacaaatacattccgaaacagaaATCCAAAAgcaacttacatgatga
Above is a window of Helianthus annuus cultivar XRQ/B chromosome 14, HanXRQr2.0-SUNRISE, whole genome shotgun sequence DNA encoding:
- the LOC110908592 gene encoding wall-associated receptor kinase-like 2, with the translated sequence MGVLRDSPFLFSKLSNRFVYEGCGTAAMVANNGSVLTECSSTCVNVTPSGTRNCFGIGFCQTTIPHRVWSYNINFTRLEEEEGGCGFASLVDQTSYDQGNVSVRDSPFIPISLVWTLADSDQITCCDSKDPERRTVALYDGPPVNTRRCGRESEEDNPYLKDGCKTYERTEECRRCRDLGGNCKSSPILDIDDTVYNWNIACYDVKWKPSKTNLRGVILGISISMGVFFIVVISYILHKVIKKTKVRRQRERFFKRNGGLLLKQQQEVDPSLVNKTILFTSRELQKATNNFNENRILGRGGQGTVYKGMLTDGRIVAIKKSKIIDESQLEQFINEVVILSQVNHRNVVKLLGCCLETEVPLLVSEFIPNGTLYHRLHNRNDEFPLSFNMRLQIATEVAGALAYLHSSTSIPIYHRDIKTTNILLDDKYRAKVSDFGTSRLVSIEQTHLTTTVKGTFGYLDPEYSQSSQFTEKSDVYSFGVVLVELLTGERPISLTRFGENITLIAHFTSAMEERRVMSIFDALVIKESTVDELMIVANLAMRCLNLNGKYRPTMKEVAIELETIRTSHVPSTIQMYTSSMVYREEISMLSYGESSSTC